The sequence CATTTTTACTCTCGACGAGTGAAGTAACCACGCCATCTTTAACGGTTAACTCAATTTCACTTTCATAAATTGATTTGAAATTCGCATCGCGACACATGTGGCCAATCCGTGCGTTAAATTTTCCAGTTAGCCAATTTGCAAAAATTGATTCACGCGTTTTAGGGTAAACCTCTGCCAAAGGGATTTTTCCGCCGCAGCGACGCAACTCAGTAAGCCATAGCTTGCCATTTGAATACTCGAACTCACCCACAGGACCACCCAGGGCACTGCATTGCTCTCCTTGACGAATCTCAGTGAGTCTCTGCGATGCGGGTAATTCCATCCAGCAGCATTTATCTGGAAAGATATTGCCTGTTCGGCCCTGATATGAAAACCCATCATGAAGTGGTTCTGTAGCGAATACACAAGACGGTATTGCAACCCATGCAAATACTAAACTCAGAAATGAGATGCGGCTCATGACTTGCCTAACGTTGGAGGTAACGTGCAGCCGGAGCTGCGAAGCAGCGGAGGGAACCCAAAGCGCAGCTTTGGGCTGTCACGTTGACCGAAAGGTTAGCCTGGTGCCAGTTCATTTTTGCAACCTTTGCCATACCGTCTCGATGATGTTCATTGATGCGTCGTCTGGATGGCAGAGATTTCCACCGCAAGCAGACATGATCAATTTCTGATTCCCTCGCCAAAGCCCGTATTCGTTGCGGATGCTGGTTCCCCAGCCGTGATGGTACTGAACCAAGTCATTTTTCTTGGTTACGCGTATTAGCTCCTGATCCTTGCTTGGAAGACGAGAAATAAACATATCAGCCGCGACATCAATATTCTCAGGCCATTTGTCTGGGCCAAGTACTTCAGGCTCAGCACCTATGATCAGCAACGAACTACTGAGCCATGTAATGGCCAAAATTAATGAGATGCATTGTTCGCGGCGCATGGGGAAAGGCTAACGTTGGAAGTAACCTGCTGCCGGAGTTGCGCAGCAACGGAGGGAACCCAAAGCGCAGCTTTGGGCAGTCAGGTTGACTGAAAGGTTAGCCAACTCCAATTTAAATTGTTGACTGGGGCTAAAATATTTCATTTTTTACTTCACCAGCTCGTTGAATGCCTACTTCAAACATGGCATCTTTTGCATCGGCAGCCATAGCTTCAATTGCTTTGAAATTATTTGTTTTGTTGGTGAATTCGGTATAGCCGAGAGCTATTTTATCCTTATGAGGAAAGGATTTGAGCGCGGCGACGAGCCCAGATTTTCCTTTGATTATTTTTCCATTAAAGATGTAATGATCTTGAGCGATCAGCAGCCAAACAGTGGGTGCCTCTGCAGCCTGCTGAGTATTCTCTGTGCGGCCTATTAGAGCGATTAGAGCAAGCGTGATAAATGTGAGAAGTTTGCGCATGGAGTGTTGGCTAACGTTGGAGGTAACCTGCCGCCGGAATGCCGGAGGCATGGAGGGAACCCAAAGCGCAGCTTTGGGCGGTCAGGTTGACTGAAAGGTTAGGTGCGTAGGAACCAGCCATATGGAAAGCCATAGCGCCATACATTGAACAGCTCACCTGAGTTTTCTATGCCCACAATGATCATGATTTGCTCAAAGTACTGCAACAACCGGTCACGTTCCTCTGACTCTGCTGAGTGGAAGTTCGCGAGCGCCGATTTAAAGGTTTGGAGTACTAGGGCACGCCTCGGGTTGCTTGGCAAAGTTTGTAACAGGGTATCAATAACTGCATCAACCGAAGATTGGGCTGCAGCACGAGCTAATTCATTTGGGGCTCCGAAATAGAATTTAGCTTGATCAGCATCGAACTTTCGCTCAAGTCGTAGCTTTTTCAACTTATCTATCGTGACTGTCGAAATGTCTAGTTCGTGGTCACTGATAGATGTTGGCCAGAGGGTAAATGTGATACCGGTGAGGCCCGCTGTGATTACAAGGCTAAAGATAACCAATAGGCCAACAATAATTTTCAGAGCAAAGAGCCTCAATTTGGAAGCACCTAACGTTGGAAGTAACCTGCTGCCGGAGTTGCGCAGCAACGGAGGGAACCCAAAGCGCAGCTTTGGGCAGTCAGGTTGACTGAAAGGTTAGAACGTTTTTCGTGCATCATTAAGCACCGATATGTCACCGAATTGGGTGGAAAAGTTAATCTCATACAAGTCGGGATTTAATCGCTGATCTTGCTTGAAATCAGGATGACTCGTCAGAATTTCGATCAGCATTTGATCATTAATTCCGGTTAAAAAGCTTTCCGTGCCTGTAATTACGTCAGAATCTGGTTGGTGAACAATATCGAAGCGGTATTTTTTTGACAATTTTTCAAGCCGCACTAGACGTTCATGAACCTGGGCGGGAGTTGCAAAAAACATCGGGTGATTAGGATACTTTCTTGCAAATATTTGCCGTATTCCCTGTTGGGATAGAGCTTGGCCAGCTTGCCGGCCCTTCTGGTAATGAGTGAACGAAACTGTTGAAACGTATGTAATGCGAGCAGGCGCTTGAGGGCGTAGGTGAGTAGCAGCGCCAATTACTAATGCGATTGCGAAGATTAGTATCATTCGCAACGGCTTTGCAGGGATTGGACTGATGACATTGCCCATGTTCAAAGTTCTAACGTTGGAAGTAACTGGCAGCCGGAGCTGCGAAGCAGCGGAGGGAACCCAAAGCGAAGCTTTGGGCTGTCCAGTTGACTGAAAGGTTAGAGGTTTTTGAATTGATCACACATTTGCTCTCGGTCGTGATCCAGCAAGTAATTGTTGTGCTTCTGGTAGAGAAATAGCAATTTTTCCAGACTGTTTCCTATTACATCCATTCCGCGATCATCGTAGG comes from Chitinimonas sp. BJYL2 and encodes:
- a CDS encoding DUF6794 domain-containing protein, producing MRREQCISLILAITWLSSSLLIIGAEPEVLGPDKWPENIDVAADMFISRLPSKDQELIRVTKKNDLVQYHHGWGTSIRNEYGLWRGNQKLIMSACGGNLCHPDDASMNIIETVWQRLQK
- a CDS encoding DUF4844 domain-containing protein, whose translation is MLRNSGSRLLPTLGASKLRLFALKIIVGLLVIFSLVITAGLTGITFTLWPTSISDHELDISTVTIDKLKKLRLERKFDADQAKFYFGAPNELARAAAQSSVDAVIDTLLQTLPSNPRRALVLQTFKSALANFHSAESEERDRLLQYFEQIMIIVGIENSGELFNVWRYGFPYGWFLRT